A DNA window from Arachis duranensis cultivar V14167 chromosome 3, aradu.V14167.gnm2.J7QH, whole genome shotgun sequence contains the following coding sequences:
- the LOC107481850 gene encoding CASP-like protein 1B1, with product MASGNVEKLELSFSAVPDKPKKDWVLLSLRVLAFLATASATLVMALNKQTKNFVVATIGTTPITVSITAKFHHTPAFIFFVIANGVASLHNLVMIGVDILGPRFDYKGLRFVLIAILDMMNLVLASAGDGAATFMSELGRNGNTHARWDKICDKFESYCNRGGAALIASFIAIILLLITTVMSISKLKPKN from the exons ATGGCCTCCGGAAATGTTGAAAAGTTAGAGCTTAGTTTCAGTGCTGTTCCTGACAAACCAAAGAAAGATTGGGTCCTTTTGTCTCTAAGGGTTCTTGCATTTTTGGCCACAGCTTCAGCTACACTTGTTATGGCACtcaacaaacaaaccaaaaactTTGTTGTTGCCACCATTGGTACCACCCCTATAACAGTGTCTATTACTGCAAAGTTTCACCACACCCCTGCTTTTAT ATTCTTTGTGATAGCCAATGGAGTTGCAAGTCTTCATAACTTGGTCATGATAGGAGTGGACATATTAGGACCCCGATTTGATTATAAAGGACTCCGATTTGTATTAATTGCAATATTGGACATG ATGAATTTGGTTCTAGCATCAGCTGGAGATGGAGCAGCAACATTCATGTCAGAATTGGGAAGGAATGGGAACACACATGCAAGGTGGGATAAGATATGTGACAAGTTTGAATCATATTGCAACAGAGGTGGTGCTGCACTCATTGCTTCTTTCATTGCCATCATTCTTCTCCTCATTACCACAGTTATGTCCATCTCCAAGCTAAAGCCTAAGAACTAA
- the LOC107481849 gene encoding protein LSD1, translating to MQSQLVCNGCRSILLYPRGATNVCCALCNTITSVPPPGMEMSQLVCGGCRTLLMYTRGATSVRCSCCQTVNLAPPAPSQVAHVHCGNCRTTLMYPYGAPSVKCALCQYVTNVNMNNGRLPIPVHRPNGTTNYGTVPSTSTSMPQSQTQTVVIENPMTVDSNGKLVSNVVVGVTTDKK from the exons ATGCAGAGCCAACTTGTGTGTAATGGGTGTAGGAGCATTTTGCTTTATCCTAGAGGGGCAACCAATGTGTGTTGTGCATTGTGCAACACAATTACCTCTGTTCCTCCACCTG GAATGGAGATGTCTCAACTTGTTTGCGGGGGATGTAGGACACTGCTAATGTACACACGTGGAGCTACAAGCGTGAGATGTTCCTGCTGTCAAACTGTAAACCTTGCACCACCAG CACCCAGTCAAGTCGCCCACGTGCATTGTGGGAACTGCCGGACAACACTCATGTATCCTTACGGAGCTCCTTCTGTCAAATGTGCACTTTGCCAATATGTTACCAATGTCAAT ATGAACAATGGAAGGCTTCCAATCCCAGTCCATAGACCTAATGGAACAACCAACTATGGGACAGTACCCTCTACTTCAACA TCGATGCCCCAATCTCAGACCCAGACCGTTGTGATAGAGAATCCCATGACTGTTGATTCAAATGGAAAATTG GTTAGCAATGTTGTTGTTGGGGTTAcaacagataaaaaataa